TCGGTGGGTGCGGGAGTACGTGGCGGACAGCGGGCACATGATCTGTTCTCAGCTCGTCGACGAGGTGTACCGCCGTGCTGGCGTCGACCTCCTCCCGGAGACGCGCCTTGCGGGCGATGTGACGCCTGGGGATCTGTGGCGCGTGCTGCACCCAGAGCGTGTGACATCAACGGATCGAGACCTGTGGGGGCTGATCAATGAGTGACGACCGGGACGCGCGCGTCGAGTCGTATTACGACGGCTGGGGCGCGCGTGGCATGGCAGAGAGGATTGTCGAGCTGGAGGACGCCCTAGCTGCCTCGAAGAAGGACGCTGACGACGGGTGGTCCCATGCCTCCGCACAGGAGGTCGACGCCACGGAGTGGGCTCACCTGTGGAAGGGGGCGCACGAGTGGGGAGTTCGTCGGCGCCTCGCCTGGCTCTCCGCCCGGCGTCGCGCCGCCCATGAGTCCGACATGGCGGCCGACGCCGTGGCACACCTTGCCGCGGACCGGGACCGCTGGAAGCGTGCGGCTGAGCAGAACGGAGTTCTCTACGCAGCCGCCGAGAACCAACGGGACGACGCACGCCAGGAGACCGCGCGTTTCCGTTCCTACGCAGCCGACGTCAAGGCCGTTCGTGGCTGGGCGCTCGACGGCTCGGAGGACTGTCCGCTCCGCTTCCTGCGGGAGGTGCACGAGTCCACGCACGAGCTGGAGACGGCGGAACGGGAAGGGCGTCCCTTCGTCTCCCGTACCCACCGCCGGGCCGCGCGAGGCGACTTCGACGAGGTCCGCTAATCGCTTAGCGAAACTTCGCGGTCGACCCGAACATCTGGCGCTCACCCCCACATAACTAAGGCAGAGGACGACGCGATCGTCCGACGCACACACGTCACCTACGAAAGGCACTCACGCATGGCGAACAACCTCCGCAGCATCTTCGCTCTCGATCCCGACGCCAAGCCCAAGACGCGCAACTTCGCCGACGACGTGGTGGGTCGCTTCCGCTCCGGCCGGCTCGTCGGCAAGCAGCCCGAGAGCCTGAACAACTGGCGCGTGACGACCGGCGACCCCGCCGTCGCGGCCGAGATCGCGAAGCTCATGGGTGGCGAGCCCGAGGACTGGGAGACGGAGAAGGAGGACAACATCGAGGTCCTCTCCACGTCGCCCTCCGTCGAGATCATCATCGAGAACGCCGACAGCCTCGACGCCTCGATGAAGAAGTTCGGCTTCCAGGGCATCGAGCATCACTGCGACGGCGCGGTCTACCTCACCGACGATGACGCCGAGCTCGTCGGCACCCCGTGCGGCTGCCCGACCACGGTGGAGAAGCGCAAGGAGTATGCGAAGTCGGGCAAGGGCCCGAAGCCGTCGATCGACCTGACGTTCAAGCTCGCTGACGCACCGGAGCTGGGCAAGTTCCGTTTCAACTCCGGCTCCTGGTCGCTCGTCGACGTCCTCGGTGACGTTTTCGCGGACATCGACCGCATCGGCGGCGCGGACGAGGAGACCGGCGTCAAGGGCAGTCCGGTTCTCGCCTCGCTCACGATCGAGCACGTCGCCTACACGACGAAGGCCGGCCGCGACGTCGCGTACAACAAGCCGGTGATCAAGGTTCTGAAGGTCTACGAGGCCGCTCAGCCTCTCGCCGACGCCGCCTGATCTCAGGCACATGTACTGCGCCCGCTCCTTCCGAATTGCGGTCGGAAGGGGCGGGCGTATCCACGAGTCTACGCACACAAGAGGAGAAAAGACATGGCGCTCTGGCTGGTGAGCCGGACGGACGATACGGACTACGACGAGACTCGCGCGATCGTCGTTCGGGCGGGCAGTGAGGCGACCGCGTTGCGGATCGCGACGAAGGGCTACCTGGGGGAGTACGGCGACGACAAGTGGTGGGTCGCTGACTTCCGTGGCTTCGAGCGGGACGGCTCCAACCTCACCGTCGAGCGCCTGGAGGCCCGCGGGCCCGTGGGGCTCATCCTCTGCGACTTCAAGGCGGGATGAGTCGATGCCGATCCTGGAGCTCTGCGCCGGGTACGGCGGACTGGGACTCGCGGTCGAAGCCCTGACGGGCGACAAGGTCACTGTCGTGGCCGAAGTTCACGGGGCGGCGTGCACGGTCATGGCGCACCGCTTCCCCGACGCCCCCAACATCGGCGACGTCCGGTACCAGACGTGGGGCGCGCTCATGGACGAGGGGATCGACACCATCACGGCGGGGTTCCCCTGCCAGGACATCTCCAACGCAGGTCGACGGGAAGGCATCAAGGGTGAGCGCTCCGGCATCTGGTTCAACATCGCTGACGCCATACGGGTTCTTCGACCGCGACACGTCTTCCTGGAGAACGTCGGAGCACTCCGAAATCGGGGACAAAGCGCAGTGCTCACATCGCTTCACGACATCGGGTATGACGCGCGGTGGACGACTCTACGAGCTTCCGACATCGGGGCTCCGCATCATCGGGAC
This is a stretch of genomic DNA from Streptomyces sp. R44. It encodes these proteins:
- a CDS encoding DNA cytosine methyltransferase, which produces MPILELCAGYGGLGLAVEALTGDKVTVVAEVHGAACTVMAHRFPDAPNIGDVRYQTWGALMDEGIDTITAGFPCQDISNAGRREGIKGERSGIWFNIADAIRVLRPRHVFLENVGALRNRGQSAVLTSLHDIGYDARWTTLRASDIGAPHHRDRWFCVATPADANGR